Within the Desulfitibacter alkalitolerans DSM 16504 genome, the region ATTGTCTGTAAGTTTTAGGCAGGGTTGGGATAAAATCCATTATTTTAGGCTCGGCTCTTTCTAGTCCATGGGGATCAAAATTCTTGGTAGCATCATGCAAAACCGCTAGAACCTCAGCTGCACTTGCATATTCTTCATCATTTAGATTGGGAGTATCCCATGTATACTTGTCTTCACCTGACAGATACTCATAAATGGCGAAAAACCTTTCTATACTCTTACCGCCATTTTCTTCCAAGAGTTTCACATAGGTGCTTCCATCTTTAGTAGGTATCAGTCCCGCCGCAATATCCAGTCCATTTTCTTTAGCACAGCTTATTAATGCATGTTCAAATTTTACTTCATTTTCACCTATGCCCTTTTTATACTTTCTTATAAAGTATTCTTGCCTTTGTCCATCCTTATGGGCATAAATACCAAAGCTTTTGTTTACATAGCCTCCAAAAATTTCGTAGGCATCTTCAATGGTGCCAATATCATAATGATTTTTGACAATATCATGTATCTGATTTCTCACCAGGGTTATTTCCATTGTTTCATACAAGTTTTCAGCAAATTCCTTTAACTGTGCACTCTGCGCCAACATAGCGGAGGCTTTTTTTGTGTCTATTTCTTTTAAATGCATCATCCTGCTGGTATCCATAGTAGTCCTCCCTTACATATAGATCTTTTTAAGTAACACCATGAAAATTATTCTAACTATTTGTCAATAATTTAAAGTTTATGTCAGTTACTATCTCCCCTTCCTATAAATAAGTACCTGCGTATGATACAAATTTACCAGTTTGTAAAATATTTTAAAAAATTCAGTAATTATAAATTGTTGCAATATTGGTGCCAAGGATTAGTTGATTAAACGATGGTTGAAAATCCTTAATAATTTTTAAAACAGGCCCATTATATTAAGTCTATTTTGACTGAATAAGTCCTAAATGACTTGCAAAAAGTATAATTTTATTAAGATTGCAAATTATCTAATAAGATTTTTTTAAGTGAATTTGAATTTGCTGCTTGCTTATAATAAGAAATTATAAATATAAAACTTTTTGTAATTTTTTTAAACATATATGGATTTTCGGCATGAAAATTGCTTTTATAATTTAATTATTATTACATCCCAGAACCTATCATAAAGGGGGCTAGTTCATGGTTTATTTCTTAGCAGCGTTTGTATTTCTTTGAGATGATTAATTATAAAACTATTGCGGTATTATTTCAATAAATTTAAATTTTTAATTATATTTTATTTTAATTAATTAAGGAGGCTAAAAAGATGCAGGAACAAATTATTTTAGATTCATCCATGAAATTAGATCACGTGGGTAGAATTCTATCCATGATCAGCAAGGTGCCTTATTTTACAGAAAAAAATGCCAGGGTAAGTCAAATAGAATATTTGCTTGGGGGATTAACAAACAGCAATTACAAAGTAACAATTGATGGTAAAGCTTATGCTATTCGTGTTGCAGGTGATGGTACAACTGAATATTTAAATCGTCCCGCCGAAAAGCATAATGCGTCTTTAATGTCTGACATGGACATTAATGCAAAAATTTTCTATTATGATGAAACTACTGGAAATCAGATATGCAGCTTTATTGAAGGCAAGACCATGCATATTCCTGACTTTCAGGATGAGAAAGCCCTTAAAATGGCAGCCCAAATTTTTAAAAAATACCATTATTCCGGCCTGGAATTTATGGATCACTTTGACCCAATTAGGATCACAGATGAATATAATGCTCTCCTTGCCAAAAAAGACTTTAAAGAATTCTTTGAAGGATTTGACAAGGTACGAGAAAAATTCGAAGCAATCAAGGAGGCCTTTGAAAAAAATCCTCCAAAGCTAGCCCCCTGCCACAATGATCCACTGCCAGAAAACTACATTTTAAATGGAGAAAAGATGTATCTAATTGACTGGGAATACTCAGGAATGTGCGACCCATCCTTTGACCTTGCGGCTTTGATAATCGAAAACAATTTAACTCCAGAACTAGAAAAGGTGTTTTTAGAAGAGTATTTCGGCGGCGAGCTGACAATGAAGCAATACGGTCAGGTAGTTATCAACAAGTTCCTCTGTGATGCTCTCTGGTCAATCTGGGCACTATTACAAATTGCCACCGGCAAGCCATACGAAGATTACTGGCCATACGGATTGAACAGGTTCCATAGGGCATTAGGCTTTATGAATGATGAAAACTTCGATAATTATATAGAGGCAATTAAAGGCTAAGGCTAAGTCTAAAACAACTTAAGTAAAACACCATAATTAAGGGGGACCAGATGGTCCCCCCCTTGTTCTTTAAGTTCTACTTCTTTTCCCTGGCCTTAATTTCTGCCGTTTCTGCTTCAGCTTCTGCCAATATATCCTTCAAGCCCTTTTGAATGTGCTCTGGCAGCGCTTCTGGCTTAAAGTTTTCAAGAATGTCTATGGCGGCTTCATAGGATCTTTCAACAATATCCTTACCGCCCCTTTCCTCCCATACTTCACGGGTATTTCTGTCAATTAACTTGGTTTTTGATAATTCTCTAAAGTTCTTATAAGTATGTTCGTGACTGATGAATTCGCCAGCGGGTCCTACCTCTGCAACTACATCAACAGCCATCTTCTCATCACTTATAGGAATTCCCTTCACAGTATGCAGGAGCATCTCAGCCATTTCATTCTGCATTAACAGCTGAGCATAGTCCCAGGTCAATCCACCCTCAAGCATACCTAAACCATATATCATGTTGGCACCTGCCAACGCTGGTAAGAGCGCGGTTAGGGTAAACTCGTGAGCTGCCTGGGCATCAGGCACTTTGCTATCACACTATCCACCTGCAACCCAGCTTGGAATCTTGTAGAATTGAGCCAGCTTTGCTACCGCAGCACTAAATAGGGCCAGTTCAGGTGTTCCTACTGCTGAAATAGTTGTTCTTAAGTCAATCATGGTTGTAGATGTACCATAAACCATGGGATATCCACGTTTAACCTGCTGAGCAAGGACAAACATGCTAAGGACTTCAGCATTATGAGTTACTAACACGCTGCCCAGGTTAACACACGCAGTACCGCCAGCCAGGCCCATTGCGTTGATTTTTGCAGGCAGGCCTAATTCAATGGCTTGCAGAAGTGAATCTACAGCATGTTCTGAATGGAGCAGGGGACTAATGGGATCAGTACTTGTGGAAAATAGAGGTCTCTGTCTAAACTTATCCTCACCGCCTGCCACCAAGGCTCCCATTTTAAAGGCAGCACGAATGTTTTCAGGTCTGTTCATTCCAATATAAGCATGCTTTGTACAATTATTTAAAAAGGCTTCCACAACGTATACTTGACCTACATCAGGGTCCACCTCTTCTGGGACCAGGCACCTTTCATAAACAACAATGTTATCTAATGCTTCACATACTCTGGCAGAATCCCATACATCCTCCTTGGTAGGCTTTCTAAGTTGTCTCGTATAGGGATCTATTAGTTTAACAGCTTCACCAAAGTTAACAAAGCCTGTTCTATTTGATTCACAATACCAGTCATTTTTGGGGTTTCTCCCGCAAGCCCTAAAAGTGCTTGGCACTGAATGGATTGCGTCCTCTACCAGGTGTGCGGGAATTTTAACAATTTTTGTATCCTTATCTACTACACACCCGCTGCTGTAGAATATTTCTCTTGCCTTTGCACTATCAACCCTGACCCCAACATTCCAGAGAACATCTAAGGTAGCCAGGTGAATGTCATACAGCTCATCATCAGTAAACATTTTCAGGCCTAGTCCATTGAGCTTATGGGAACCGGCATTTAAACCTCTTACCAAAATATTCACCTCCAAATTTTTTTACACTTTATTTATACCCTTAAGTATAAATATAAGAATTAAGAGTTATCCAGACACCTCCCTTGTATTTTACTAAGGTTTCATATCATACGCAGTTGCCATAATAATTTGCAATTTCTATGCCATAAAAAAGATAATGCCCGGTATAAAGCCCGGACATGCTTATCTTATTTAAAGATAAAATTTATTTTGCATTCTTTGCAATCTATCTAATCCATCCTTTTTATTAAAAATTTAAGTCAGAAATGATTTGCTTGTTTTAATATTATTTATTATTGCAATATTTCCTTATTAATCTGCTGGCCTTGCTCTGGCTAATTCCCAGGGCCCTTGCCACTGCATAAGAGCTGCCTAGATCCTTATATGCATTTTCCACTAGACGCTTTTCTACTTCTGATACAGCATCATCTAAAGGCATGTGGGTTGTGGTAAATGTTATCAAAGATTCTGACTTGGAATTAAATTGGAAGGTTTTGGGAAGGTGGCATACATCTATCACTTCCTCTTGAATCATAACCACCAATCTCTCTATGGTGTTTTCCAGTTCCCTGACATTTCCAGGCCATGAATACTGTATCAAGACATCCAGTGCTTCCTGGGTAATGGCATGGGACATGTTATATTTATCATTGAACTTGTTTAAAAAGAATTTTACAAGGGGTACTATATCGTCTGTCCTTTCTCTTAACGGTGGTATGTCTATCTCAAAAATATTTATTCTATAAAACAGGTCCTCTCTGAACTCACCCTTGTTCACCATCTTTTGTAAATTGCTATTAGTTGCAGCAATTATCCTGCAGTTGACCTGCTTTTCCTCCCGTCCCCCTACCTGAAAATACTGTTTTTCCTGTAAAGCCTGCAGGAGCTTGGCCTGTAGTCTTAAAGGTATTTCACCTATTTCATCTAAAAACAGGGTGCCCCCGTTAGCAAGCTCAATTAACCCAATTTTCCCCTTTTCACTGGCACCGGTAAATGAACCGCCTGAATAGCCAAATAATTCTGCCTCCATTAGTTCTGAGGGAATGGCAGCACAATTGATTGCTATAAAGGGTCCGTCACTTTGACTGCTGTTTTTATGGATAAATTTAGCCAGGACCCCCTTGCCTGTGCCAGATTCTCCCAGAAGAAGGACAGTTGAGTTAATTCTTGCAATTCTTTGTGCAAGTTCAAGAATATTCCTCATTTTTTTACTATGGCAGACAAACCCTGGTGTTTCTATTTCTTTCTTGCGTAATTCCTCTACTTCCAGTTTGTATCTTTTAAGAAGCTGTTTGCTCATCTCCAGTTCGTGCTTGATGCCATCTGTTTCAGTAATGTCCCGGGAGTTCTCAATTATAAATTCTATATTGCCGTTTTCATCGAATATTGGCGTGGCGGTAGTTAACAGGGTTTTTCCAAGGCAAGTCTTCTGCTCCAGGGTAATACTCTGATTCTTTTTAAAAACCAGGGGACTTACCCTTGGACTCCAGTATTTTCTTTCCCCAATCTCCTTGGAGCTTTTTCCAATTATGTCAGATTGCTTTACACCATAATGCTTCTCACAGGCTTTATTAACATAGATTACCGTTCCCTCTGCATCAGTAACATATATCTCATCATGGGAATTATCCAAAATCTTTTTAAGGGTGTCAAAATCAAGTTGATCAAAATCAACTTGTGCAGTCTTTTTCTTTTCACCATGTGCCATATATAATACCCCCTGGGACTTTATTGCCTGAAAATTTTGTCGTTTTTTGCAGTAATTATTACTTCGCTATTGTTCTCCTTTCTCCTTCATTTAAAGTTAGAACATTTTGGGCACAGGCCTTTAAGAAAAAGCTCCTGCTTCTCAATAATATAACCAATTTTTAATGGTATTTTGTCTGGCACCTTAACTTCGTCAATACATTCAGTGATGCCACAACTCCTGCATGTAAAATGGGGATGGCCATGACCTTCCTTCTTTTCATTGCCAAGGGCAAACCGCCACACCCTGTCCCCACTTTCTACTTTATGAATAATTCCAGCTTCAACAAAGGTTTCCAGTGTCCTATATATGCTAACATAATTTAGCTTGACCCTTGACATTTTTTTCATGATTTCCTGCTGTGTCATGGGATTTTTTGCTTCAAGAAAAATATTGAGCATGGCAATTCTACCTGGTGTTTTTTTCAGGCCAACGCCATCTAGTATTTTCATGGCAGCTGTATCGTCCAATCATTTCACCTTCTTATCCATTTCTTGAAATATGTCGCCAAGTTCTCTTTCTGCTTCCTCAAGAACAATGGGTATATTCAAGTTGTAGCCTTTGTCCTTCAGTCTTGAAAAAAGCTCCACGAGAATTGGAGGCTCAAGATTTGCTTTTTTTATCATATCAACATTATTAAGGATTTCTCTGGGGGTTCCCCTGCTTTGTATTTTACCCTCATTAATGAGATATACGGTGTCGGCAATATAGGGTACCAGGTTCATATTATGGGTAGTAATAATCAAGGTCATGGAGTAGTCATTATTTAACTTGTTTAGCAAACACACCATTTCCCATTTTGATTTTGCATCTAACGAATCAAAAGGCTCGTCCATAACCAAAAGCCTTGGCATGGTCACAATTGCCCCTGCCAGGGCTACCTTTTTCTTCTGCCCTCCACTAAGATAATGGGGTATTTTATTTAACAGATCTTCTATCTTTAGTTCCCTGGCTATAGCATTAACCCTTGCATCAATTTCTATCCTGGGCAGTCTTTCATTACGCAGGGAAAAGGCAATATCATCATACACCCTTGGACCTATTATCTGCTCATCAACATTTTGAAAAACCACACCAATGTTTTTTCGTAAAATGCTAAAATCTTTATGAGGCTGCAGTTCCATTACCTCCACAGAACCCTCCAGGGGTTTAAGCAGGCCAAGAATATGTGCCAGCAAAGTTGTCTTGCCAGCACCATTAGCCCCTAATACCACTACTCTCTCGCAATTGTGAACTATAAAATCCAATCCGCATAGGCTTACCTCTGTTTTATCAGGATAAACATGCCTCAAACACCGGACCTTTACCAGGGGTTCCATGGCATCACCGTCCCTATCAAAATGAAAATTCCTAGTCCGACAATTATTATATCATTACTATTAAATTGGAACCACTCTACTTCCACATGAATATATCCATTAAACCCCCTCAATGAAAATATTTTATGCATCCTATCGCCCATTTCAAAGGAATGAATTATGAGAGCACCAATCATCTGGGACACATTTCTAAAATTATACAGAAGGGCCAAGGGGCTGTAACCACCCCTTAGCTTGATACTTTTAAAAAGATTCTCTGCTTTTTCAAGGAGTATAAATACTGCCCTGTAAGTAAAAAAGAAAATATCAACAAGTATTCTGGGCAAAACTACTGATAAGCATGCAAAGATATCTACATAAGGGGTAGTGCTTATTAAAAGAATCATGGTTAAAGCAGCCCCTACTGCTTTTAAAATCACAGTCAAGCCGGCAAATACAGAATCCTGGAATTTTATTAAAGCAAAAAGCAGACTAAAAAATGCTGGGTATAATGCCAGGTGCAGCACCTTTAACAGTGGGACTTTAGCCAACACAAACATTACTAGAAGAACTGCTATTAAAAAAATGAGTATGCCTGGTTTATTTGCAGATATAATGGCAGACAGCATTAAAATAGTAAAAATCAGTTTTGATGTTACGCCTGATTTATGAAGGAAGCTCTGTCCAGTATTTGCAAGAAGATCCATTTCAGCCAGGTGCATATTGAAAACCTCGCATTAATTTGATATTTGTGATATTTCTGTATCAAAAATCATGTCAGGTCTCACAGCTGCAAAATATCTTACTATTAGAGTTGTCACAAGGGTTTCTAACATTATGCCTGCCAATAATATGGCAAAAACAGCGCTCCAGCCAGTAATATTTAAAAAATGTATCTCTGCTGTTTTCTCTGCCAGGGTCTGTACTGTTTCTGCATCTCCAGCACCATCCGTATCTATATGAGTATTAGCTTCACTGGCATAATTTTCATCATGTTCATGATGGTCATGATGGCCATGATAGCCATCATGGTCGTGATGATCATAGCTGC harbors:
- a CDS encoding Fur family transcriptional regulator, with the translated sequence MDDTAAMKILDGVGLKKTPGRIAMLNIFLEAKNPMTQQEIMKKMSRVKLNYVSIYRTLETFVEAGIIHKVESGDRVWRFALGNEKKEGHGHPHFTCRSCGITECIDEVKVPDKIPLKIGYIIEKQELFLKGLCPKCSNFK
- a CDS encoding phosphotransferase; the protein is MDTSRMMHLKEIDTKKASAMLAQSAQLKEFAENLYETMEITLVRNQIHDIVKNHYDIGTIEDAYEIFGGYVNKSFGIYAHKDGQRQEYFIRKYKKGIGENEVKFEHALISCAKENGLDIAAGLIPTKDGSTYVKLLEENGGKSIERFFAIYEYLSGEDKYTWDTPNLNDEEYASAAEVLAVLHDATKNFDPHGLERAEPKIMDFIPTLPKTYRQFAQMELHNKFHDYYKKNLDEILEEIDRVMTLIPAEDAAKLPMNPIHCDIHPGNLKYQDNKAVGIFDFDWAKIDLRLFDVCEALVYFCSSWDEETDGRLLLSKCSIFLKAYQDKLKELNGLEPLNELELKYLPDMLSIVNVYLINWAVSAYYGDPENLNVFEYRVYLSHHIKLLRYIKRHLADITEMVKTI
- a CDS encoding choline/ethanolamine kinase family protein; the protein is MQEQIILDSSMKLDHVGRILSMISKVPYFTEKNARVSQIEYLLGGLTNSNYKVTIDGKAYAIRVAGDGTTEYLNRPAEKHNASLMSDMDINAKIFYYDETTGNQICSFIEGKTMHIPDFQDEKALKMAAQIFKKYHYSGLEFMDHFDPIRITDEYNALLAKKDFKEFFEGFDKVREKFEAIKEAFEKNPPKLAPCHNDPLPENYILNGEKMYLIDWEYSGMCDPSFDLAALIIENNLTPELEKVFLEEYFGGELTMKQYGQVVINKFLCDALWSIWALLQIATGKPYEDYWPYGLNRFHRALGFMNDENFDNYIEAIKG
- a CDS encoding sigma-54 interaction domain-containing protein, producing the protein MAHGEKKKTAQVDFDQLDFDTLKKILDNSHDEIYVTDAEGTVIYVNKACEKHYGVKQSDIIGKSSKEIGERKYWSPRVSPLVFKKNQSITLEQKTCLGKTLLTTATPIFDENGNIEFIIENSRDITETDGIKHELEMSKQLLKRYKLEVEELRKKEIETPGFVCHSKKMRNILELAQRIARINSTVLLLGESGTGKGVLAKFIHKNSSQSDGPFIAINCAAIPSELMEAELFGYSGGSFTGASEKGKIGLIELANGGTLFLDEIGEIPLRLQAKLLQALQEKQYFQVGGREEKQVNCRIIAATNSNLQKMVNKGEFREDLFYRINIFEIDIPPLRERTDDIVPLVKFFLNKFNDKYNMSHAITQEALDVLIQYSWPGNVRELENTIERLVVMIQEEVIDVCHLPKTFQFNSKSESLITFTTTHMPLDDAVSEVEKRLVENAYKDLGSSYAVARALGISQSKASRLIRKYCNNK
- a CDS encoding energy-coupling factor ABC transporter ATP-binding protein is translated as MEPLVKVRCLRHVYPDKTEVSLCGLDFIVHNCERVVVLGANGAGKTTLLAHILGLLKPLEGSVEVMELQPHKDFSILRKNIGVVFQNVDEQIIGPRVYDDIAFSLRNERLPRIEIDARVNAIARELKIEDLLNKIPHYLSGGQKKKVALAGAIVTMPRLLVMDEPFDSLDAKSKWEMVCLLNKLNNDYSMTLIITTHNMNLVPYIADTVYLINEGKIQSRGTPREILNNVDMIKKANLEPPILVELFSRLKDKGYNLNIPIVLEEAERELGDIFQEMDKKVK
- a CDS encoding energy-coupling factor transporter transmembrane component T family protein; its protein translation is MHLAEMDLLANTGQSFLHKSGVTSKLIFTILMLSAIISANKPGILIFLIAVLLVMFVLAKVPLLKVLHLALYPAFFSLLFALIKFQDSVFAGLTVILKAVGAALTMILLISTTPYVDIFACLSVVLPRILVDIFFFTYRAVFILLEKAENLFKSIKLRGGYSPLALLYNFRNVSQMIGALIIHSFEMGDRMHKIFSLRGFNGYIHVEVEWFQFNSNDIIIVGLGIFILIGTVMPWNPW